In the genome of Flavobacteriaceae bacterium YJPT1-3, the window TTTCTTCTAGTCCGCCGGTCAATACGCCCCCGGTAACCACAAAGAGCTTCTTGTACTTTCTAGCCCATCTTCTGGTCTGAATTTCCAGCCGGTTCCAGATCCCTGCATTAAAGTCGTTACGCTGCGGACTGATATTGCTCGTCAGGAAGGTCTCATCATAAGCTTCCTTTGAAAAACGTCTGTCTCCCGCCGGACATAAATGGCCTCGGTCATAGCCGGAATTTTTGTAATTCCGCCAATGCGCGGCACCACTTGGGACGGCCAAGTCAACCTCAAAATAGGGCCGCTTGCGATCCTCATCAGAAAGGTGCTCCCGGCGTAACTCATAAGCCACCCACTCTGCCTGCTCATGAGGCTCACTATAAGACAACGAATAGTACTCGTGATGAACAATCTGCCCTGTTGTGGAGCTTGGCAACCAGGTCGTATGGGTCGTAGATTTGAGGATTTTCCCTTCTTCGATTAAGGGCTGGCGCTCACGTTGATCCAGATAACGCTCTGCCCAATAAATCAAGAGCACTGCGATGAGCATAAAGAGAGGGTATAGATATTTACGAGACATGACTAGTTTTTTACATCCAAAGCATCGCGTAACGCATTACCGATCAGCATAAAGGCCATTACCAGGATCATGATCGCCAGGCCGGGAATGATGGCTAGATACGGCTTCCCCAGGATGATATAGGAGTAATGATCTTTGATCATGGCTCCCCAACTGGGCGTTGGTGGCTGGGCTCCGATACCCAAAAAACTAAGGCCGCTTTCAATAAGAATGGCCGAGGCAAAATTGGCAGCCGCGATCACAATAACCGGTGCCATGACATTGGGGAGTATGTGTCGTTTGATAATCCTAAAGTCGGTAAACCCCAAAGCTCGTGCCGCGGTAACGTATTGAAGCTGTTTGACCCCCATCACCTGCCCGCGTACTACCCGTGCTACTTCTACCCACATGGTTAGACCCACCGCGATAAATACCTGCCAAAAGCCCTTCCCAAGGGCTAGAGTAATGGCAATGACGAGTAGTAAGGTGGGAATCGACCAGGTCACATTGATGATCCACATAATCAGGGCATCAACTTTTCCACCAAAGTAACCGGCAGCCGCTCCAAGCGTAATTCCAATAAGCAAGGAGATCAATACGGCAACAAACCCGATGCTGAATGATATACGTGCCCCGATCAGCATTCTACTCAGGAGATCACGACCGTACTTGTCTGTTCCTAATATAAAATGACGTTGCTGTACCTGTGCTTTCGCGAAAGCGATATCCCCACCATAAACTGATAATGGGACGCTTTTTTGAACTTCCTCATCGACAGCATTGAAGGGAATATAATTCAGCTGATCACCATCGATGGTGTACGATTCGATCGGTATCTCTGTGGCACTATCCCTATCGCCAAAAAAGAAAGACTGCAAAAAAGATTCTTCTGTTTCAACAGCACCGGGAACCCGCAACATCAGTACTTCAAAACCGGGCGGCTTCGAATGGATAGACAAGTGCATTTGATTAGCATTTTGAGAGTCATCCGGAGCCAGAGCGTAGGCAAATAAGGCTAGAAATCCACACAATACGATGACGCTCAAACTCAAAACGCCCCAAAAATTTCGTTTGAACTTTTGGAGCGCTTGTCCGGTGAGTGAACGCGGCGTCTGAGCCATAAAGATTAATCCTTAACAGCGGCTAGCTCGCGTCTACGAATATTATTCAACTTCATATCTTCCAATACATTGATCGCTTCTTCAATGTACACATCTTGAGCCAGGTCTTCGTGCCAACGCTCGCGCTTTTCTTTTAAAATGGTATCATTGGCAAACAACGCTTCTTCGTGGCTTAATGATTTAAAGGTTAAGCTGGAATTATAATCTTCCAGGGCTTTAAAGCGTTCGGCTTCAGCGTCGTTCTTTTCCAGTCTGGCTTTATACCCTGACCAACTTAGCGGCCATATCGATTCGTCACGCTTTTTTCTTATCCATTGAGCGTACTCATCGATCAATTGCAATTGACTGTTCTGAGCCATACGGGCTTTACTGTTGGCAATATTTTCTTTAAAGTCAATGTATCCGTCCCATTTTTTATAGTCGGCTTTCGCGATCTTATCCCAGGGAAGCGGATCATTGAGATCACGCTCGCCAACGTCTACATAGCTATAACGATCTGGAACCACCACATCGCTCTTCACTCCTTCCAATTGGGTGGATCCTCCGTTGATACGATAAAACTTCTGGGTCGTGATCTTCAAGGCTCCCATATCCCCAAAATCAGTATTACGGGCGGCCATATTGAGATCGACCACATTTTGAACAGTTCCTTTACCGTAAGTTTGTTTGCTTCCTATGATGATGGCACGCTCGTAATCCTGCATGGCTGCTGCCAGAATTTCACTGGCGGAGGCAGATATTTCGTTAACTAAAATCACCAGAGGACCATCCCATAAAATAGAATCATCACGGTCGCTCAACACTTGCCCGTCTTCCCCATTGGAGCGTACCTGTACCACTGGACCTTCTTTGATGAATAAGCCGGCGATATCAACCACGGTCTTCAACGAACCCCCTCCATTATTTCTTAAGTCAAGCACCAGACCTTCTACACCTTGCTCTTTTAAACGAATGATCTCATCACGTACGTCTGAAGCGGCATTACGCTCCTTGTAATCCTGCATATCGAAATAAAACTTAGGCAGATTAATCACTCCGAATTTGCGATCTTCTTTATCAAGTACAGCTGTTTTAGCATAGGTCTCTTCCAATTCCACCACATCACGAGTGATGACGATATTCTCTACAGAGCCATCAATTTTCTTCTTTACATTCAAGGTGACCTTAGTTCCTTTCGGACCTTTGATCAATTTGATAGCGTCCTCCAGACGCATCCCTACGATAGGCGTCGCCATGGTCTCATCTTCTTGAGCGACTTTAAGGATAATATCGCCTTCTTCCAGCTCTTCCCCTCTCCAGGCCGGACCACCGGAAATGATCTCAGTCACATGGATTTCTCCGCTCTTTTTCTGAAGTCGGGCGCCAATCCCCTCAAATTGACCACTGATCTGAAGATCAAAACGGTCTTTATCGAGTGGTGCCAGGTAATAAGAATGAGGATCAAACTCCATGACAATGGCGTTGATGTAGACTGAAAAATAGTCCTTGCGCTGAAGATCCTCAGTAAACTCGAAGTATTCTTCCATGGCATCTTTGGTAATCTCTCGAGCCTCTTCTTCTAATTCAGCTAAGGATTTCTCTTCGACCTCTTCTCCTTCTTCTAATTTTTTATTCTGCTCTTCGACCTTGTCGTATAGCGTGGCCAGCGTACTTAATTTCAACTGCTTTCTCCAACGCTCCTTGAGTTCGCGTTTATTCTTTACAAAATCAAGCTCTTCATAATCGGTATTCAATTCTTCCTCTTGATCCAGATCAAAGGGTTCACGCAGTACTTCCTGATAGATTTCCTGGGCATCAGCGATACGCTGCAGCATACGCTCGTGGGCCATATCAAAAAAGGTAATCTCTTTATTAGCGATCTGTTCGTCGATCTGATCCTTGTACTTTGCGAATTCTTTAATGTCACTTTCTAAAAAGTACCGTTTAGCAGGATCTAAAGCCGCTATAAATTCTTCGAATACTTGTTCCGAAAAATCATCATTAACTTCTTTGGCATCGTAGTGGTAACGGTCGAGTACGTAGGTAATTAAATCGACCAGTAGCTTGTCTTTATCAGGATTGTCAAAGCTTTTGGTGGTAAAGCTGCAGGAGGCAGCCGCAAACAAAGCGATGAGCACAAGTACTTTCAAATTTCTTTTCATAGTCATTACAATAGTGTTCTTCATCTAACGTACAAACTACATAAAAAACTGTGCCAGCTTTAAAAATTGTAGCTAATAATTTGTTAAACCAGAAAAACGGGCTAAGGCGTCTAATTTACGTAATTTTAGCTGGAATCAAATTACTGCTATGACAAACAAAAAACCATTGATTCTGGTCACCAATGATGACGGAATTACCGCTCCTGGAATACGCGCCTTGATTGAGGTCATGAAAACCCTGGGAGATGTGGTGGTCGTGGCTCCGGACAGTCCGCAAAGCGGAATGGGTCACGCTATTACGATCAATGACACTATATACTGCGACCCGGTCACCTTGCACAAGGATCAGGATCATAAAGAATACAGCTGCTCAGGCACTCCTGCCGACTGCGTCAAACTAGGTACTCAGGAGATCATTCATCGCAAACCAGATCTCTGTGTTAGCGGCATCAACCACGGTTCCAACTCATCGATCAACGTGATTTATAGCGGAACCATGAGTGCTGCGGTTGAAGCGGGTGTGGAGGGGATTCCGGCTATTGGATTCTCCTTACTGGATTATTCGCTGGACGCCGACTTTGAGCCGACTAAAAAATTTGTAAAACAAATTACTCAGAGCGTGTTGGAACACGGCCTACCCAAGGGTGTGGTGCTCAATGTCAACATCCCTAAATTGAAGGAAAAAGAGATTAAAGGTATCAAGATTTGTCGACAGGCCAGAGCGCATTGGTCAGAAGATTTTGACAAAAGGCAAAATCCTCAGGGAAGAAATTACTACTGGCTGACGGGAAAATTCATCAATGAAGATCGCGGGGAAGATACCGATGAATGGGCCTTGAGTAATGGCTATGTTTCGGTGGTTCCAATACAGTTCGATCTGACCGCACATCATGCCATCCAGGACCTCAACAGCAGAGACTGGTAAACGGACTTTAAACGAATGGATTACGCAACCTTTTTAAGAAAACTGTATCTTATACATTATGAAGTACTACATCATCGCAGGAGAAGCAAGTGGTGATCTGCATGGCGCCAATTTGATGAAGGCCTTAGGCGAGGAAGATCCGGAGGCTGAATTTCGCGTTTGGGGTGGAGACCTTATGGAAAAGGCAGGAGGCCAGATAGTCAAGCACTATCGGGATTTAGCTTTTATGGGCTTTACCGAGGTGATCATGAATTTGAGGACCATTATTAAGAACATCTCCTTTTGTAAGGAAGACATCGAAAAATTCAATCCCGACGCGCTTATCCTTCTTGATTATCCCGGCTTCAATCTGCGTATAGCCAAATGGGCAAAGAAGCAAGGAATCCCAGTGCATTACTACATCTCTCCGCAAATCTGGGCCTGGAAAGAAAGTCGGATCAAGGCCATCAAGCGCGATGTTGATCATATGTACGTTATTTTACCTTTTGAGAAGGATTTCTACGAAAAGAAACACAACTTCCCGGTCCATTTTGTGGGTCACCCCTTGATCGATGCCATCAATGATCGCGAGCAGATCCTTCCGGAAGACTTCCGGGCTGAATTTGATCTGAATGATCAACCCCTCATTGCACTGCTTCCCGGCAGCCGAAAGCAAGAGATTGAAAAAATGCTCAGTGTCATGCTGACCGTGGTGGATGAATTTCCGGAGCATCAATTCGTAGTCGCCGGAGCCCCGAGTCAGGATCCCGCTTTTTACGAAAACATCATGAAAGACAGTAAGGCTAAGCTGGTCATGAATCGCACTTACGATCTACTGAGTCTTTCAAGCGCAGCTTTAGTAACCTCAGGAACCGCTACTCTAGAAACAGCCTTGTTTAAAGTACCCGAAGTGGTGTGCTATAAAGGCGGTAAAATATCTTACCACATTGCCAAGCGGCTTATTAATCTCGACTTTATTAGTCTGGTCAACCTCATCATGGAGAAAGAGGTGGTTCGCGAACTTATTCAAGATGATTTTAATACTTTTAATCTCAAGAAGAGTTTAGAACACATTATGGATGGATATCAACGTGCAGTGCTATTTTTGGCCTATTACGACCTGGAGAAACGTCTAGGCGGGCCGGGCGCTAGCCAGAAAACGGCACAATTGATCGCCTCCGCTACCGCTCAGCAAAAACGCATGCATGGCTAGAATTGCCTTCCTATTCTTACTGGCCTTGGCGCTGACAAGCTGCGGATCCTCCCGCAAGGTGATGGATTCAACAAATGACACAGCTTCTCAGGTAGTCGAACAAGCACGATCTTTTGCCGGTACGCCTTATCAGTACGGAGGCACGACAAACCGCGGTATGGACTGTTCCGGACTGATCCACACGGCTTTCGCCAAAGAGAATATCATACTTCCCCGGGTCTCTCGAGATATGGCTCGTTATGGGAAGCCCGTAAAACTGAAGCAGGTTGAAAAAGGAGATCTGCTCTTTTTTGGCACTGGAAAAAATCGAAGGCGGATCAATCATGTAGGCCTGGTTACCGATGTCACCACTGACGACATTTATTTTATCCATGCGACCACTTCGCGAGGTGTTCTGGAGTCCAGTCTTAGTGAACGCTACTGGAATCGAGCTTTCGTAGAGGCCAAAACCGTCATCAATCCCTAACTTTTTGCACTAATCGTTTTCAAACGATAAAGAAAATAGCATCCCCTAAATTAGGGTATGAAAGGCATCAACATACCTCTGCTTTGGTGCACGCTTATGCTCGCTTTGGGCATAAT includes:
- a CDS encoding DNA/RNA non-specific endonuclease; the encoded protein is MSRKYLYPLFMLIAVLLIYWAERYLDQRERQPLIEEGKILKSTTHTTWLPSSTTGQIVHHEYYSLSYSEPHEQAEWVAYELRREHLSDEDRKRPYFEVDLAVPSGAAHWRNYKNSGYDRGHLCPAGDRRFSKEAYDETFLTSNISPQRNDFNAGIWNRLEIQTRRWARKYKKLFVVTGGVLTGGLEEIGEEGVDVPEQYYKIILNPQESNPRMVAFLIDHQESNQPLSAFVVSVDEIEELTGIDFFAQMDDDLEQQLERSSTYWK
- a CDS encoding ABC transporter permease, encoding MAQTPRSLTGQALQKFKRNFWGVLSLSVIVLCGFLALFAYALAPDDSQNANQMHLSIHSKPPGFEVLMLRVPGAVETEESFLQSFFFGDRDSATEIPIESYTIDGDQLNYIPFNAVDEEVQKSVPLSVYGGDIAFAKAQVQQRHFILGTDKYGRDLLSRMLIGARISFSIGFVAVLISLLIGITLGAAAGYFGGKVDALIMWIINVTWSIPTLLLVIAITLALGKGFWQVFIAVGLTMWVEVARVVRGQVMGVKQLQYVTAARALGFTDFRIIKRHILPNVMAPVIVIAAANFASAILIESGLSFLGIGAQPPTPSWGAMIKDHYSYIILGKPYLAIIPGLAIMILVMAFMLIGNALRDALDVKN
- a CDS encoding carboxy terminal-processing peptidase; its protein translation is MKRNLKVLVLIALFAAASCSFTTKSFDNPDKDKLLVDLITYVLDRYHYDAKEVNDDFSEQVFEEFIAALDPAKRYFLESDIKEFAKYKDQIDEQIANKEITFFDMAHERMLQRIADAQEIYQEVLREPFDLDQEEELNTDYEELDFVKNKRELKERWRKQLKLSTLATLYDKVEEQNKKLEEGEEVEEKSLAELEEEAREITKDAMEEYFEFTEDLQRKDYFSVYINAIVMEFDPHSYYLAPLDKDRFDLQISGQFEGIGARLQKKSGEIHVTEIISGGPAWRGEELEEGDIILKVAQEDETMATPIVGMRLEDAIKLIKGPKGTKVTLNVKKKIDGSVENIVITRDVVELEETYAKTAVLDKEDRKFGVINLPKFYFDMQDYKERNAASDVRDEIIRLKEQGVEGLVLDLRNNGGGSLKTVVDIAGLFIKEGPVVQVRSNGEDGQVLSDRDDSILWDGPLVILVNEISASASEILAAAMQDYERAIIIGSKQTYGKGTVQNVVDLNMAARNTDFGDMGALKITTQKFYRINGGSTQLEGVKSDVVVPDRYSYVDVGERDLNDPLPWDKIAKADYKKWDGYIDFKENIANSKARMAQNSQLQLIDEYAQWIRKKRDESIWPLSWSGYKARLEKNDAEAERFKALEDYNSSLTFKSLSHEEALFANDTILKEKRERWHEDLAQDVYIEEAINVLEDMKLNNIRRRELAAVKD
- the surE gene encoding 5'/3'-nucleotidase SurE, whose product is MTNKKPLILVTNDDGITAPGIRALIEVMKTLGDVVVVAPDSPQSGMGHAITINDTIYCDPVTLHKDQDHKEYSCSGTPADCVKLGTQEIIHRKPDLCVSGINHGSNSSINVIYSGTMSAAVEAGVEGIPAIGFSLLDYSLDADFEPTKKFVKQITQSVLEHGLPKGVVLNVNIPKLKEKEIKGIKICRQARAHWSEDFDKRQNPQGRNYYWLTGKFINEDRGEDTDEWALSNGYVSVVPIQFDLTAHHAIQDLNSRDW
- the lpxB gene encoding lipid-A-disaccharide synthase, with the protein product MKYYIIAGEASGDLHGANLMKALGEEDPEAEFRVWGGDLMEKAGGQIVKHYRDLAFMGFTEVIMNLRTIIKNISFCKEDIEKFNPDALILLDYPGFNLRIAKWAKKQGIPVHYYISPQIWAWKESRIKAIKRDVDHMYVILPFEKDFYEKKHNFPVHFVGHPLIDAINDREQILPEDFRAEFDLNDQPLIALLPGSRKQEIEKMLSVMLTVVDEFPEHQFVVAGAPSQDPAFYENIMKDSKAKLVMNRTYDLLSLSSAALVTSGTATLETALFKVPEVVCYKGGKISYHIAKRLINLDFISLVNLIMEKEVVRELIQDDFNTFNLKKSLEHIMDGYQRAVLFLAYYDLEKRLGGPGASQKTAQLIASATAQQKRMHG
- a CDS encoding C40 family peptidase → MARIAFLFLLALALTSCGSSRKVMDSTNDTASQVVEQARSFAGTPYQYGGTTNRGMDCSGLIHTAFAKENIILPRVSRDMARYGKPVKLKQVEKGDLLFFGTGKNRRRINHVGLVTDVTTDDIYFIHATTSRGVLESSLSERYWNRAFVEAKTVINP